The Schizosaccharomyces pombe strain 972h- genome assembly, chromosome: I genome contains a region encoding:
- the ctr5 gene encoding Cu transporter complex subunit Ctr5, which produces MSLSKMSMSGMSGMGMGSSSNSSAATCRMSMLWNWYIHDSCFLAKSWHINTGNKFAGSIIGIFFFAVAIEGLSLVQRMFDRWIVAHSNGKTLSGPLRIFFPSSTVHVTVWQQLIRAAMYSSFYLSATILMLIVMSFNGYAILFGFVGAWIGFFLFASDTYGTPSTGTGCCESR; this is translated from the coding sequence ATGAGCTTAAGTAAGATGAGTATGAGTGGCATGAGTGGCATGGGTATGGGTAGCTCCAGTAACTCGAGTGCTGCGACATGTCGCATGAGTATGCTATGGAATTGGTATATACATGACTCGTGTTTCCTGGCTAAATCCTGGCATATCAACACTGGAAACAAATTCGCCGGTAGTAttattggaatttttttcttcgcCGTCGCTATTGAAGGTTTGTCCCTCGTTCAAAGAATGTTTGATCGCTGGATTGTTGCTCACTCTAATGGCAAAACTTTAAGTGGACCTCTGCGTATCTTCTTTCCAAGTTCCACTGTGCATGTTACTGTCTGGCAACAACTAATACGAGCAGCCATGTATTCATCGTTTTACTTGTCCGCTACCATCCTCATGTTGATTGTAATGTCGTTTAACGGATATGCCATTTTGTTCGGTTTCGTAGGTGCTTGGATAggatttttccttttcgcGAGTGATACTTATGGAACCCCATCCACTGGTACTGGATGCTGCGAATCAAGATAG
- the get3 gene encoding GET complex ATPase subunit Get3 produces MSFDPLPGTLENLLEQTSLKWIFVGGKGGVGKTTTSCSLAIQMSKVRSSVLLISTDPAHNLSDAFGTKFGKDARKVPGFDNLSAMEIDPNLSIQEMTEQADQQNPNNPLSGMMQDLAFTIPGIDEALAFAEILKQIKSMEFDCVIFDTAPTGHTLRFLNFPTVLEKALGKLGGLSSRFGPMINQMGSIMGVNANEQDLFGKMESMRANISEVNKQFKNPDLTTFVCVCISEFLSLYETERMIQELTSYEIDTHNIVVNQLLLDPNTTCPQCMARRKMQQKYLAQIEELYEDFHVVKVPQVPAEVRGTEALKSFSEMLVKPYVYPTSGKE; encoded by the coding sequence atgTCCTTCGACCCATTGCCTGGAACCTTAGAAAACCTTCTTGAGCAAACTTCCTTAAAATGGATTTTTGTAGGAGGAAAAGGCGGTGTAGGAAAAACAACTACGTCGTGTTCATTGGCCATTCAAATGTCAAAAGTTAGATCCTCTGTTCTACTTATCTCCACGGATCCTGCTCACAATCTTTCTGATGCCTTTGGCAcgaaatttggaaaagacGCTCGTAAGGTTCCTGGTTTTGATAATCTGAGTGCCATGGAGATCGATCCTAATTTATCCATTCAGGAAATGACAGAGCAAGCTGACCAACAAAATCCCAATAATCCTTTATCTGGAATGATGCAGGATTTGGCTTTTACAATACCAGGTATCGACGAGGCATTGGCATTCGCTGAAATCCTTAAGCAGATCAAATCTATGGAATTTGATTGTGTCATTTTCGATACCGCTCCTACTGGACATACGTTaagatttttgaattttccaactgttttggaaaaagcTCTCGGCAAGCTTGGCGGTCTCTCCAGTAGATTTGGCCCTATGATTAACCAAATGGGTAGCATAATGGGTGTAAATGCCAATGAACAAGATCTATTTGGAAAGATGGAAAGCATGCGTGCTAATATTTCTGAAGTTAACAAGCAATTTAAGAATCCAGATCTTACTACTTTTGTGTGTGTATGTATTTCCGAGTTCCTTTCTCTTTATGAAACTGAAAGAATGATTCAAGAACTTACTAGTTATGAAATTGATACTCACAACATCGTTGTTAACCAACTTTTGCTTGATCCCAACACCACTTGTCCCCAGTGTATGGctagaagaaaaatgcaacaaaaatatttggcGCAAATTGAAGAGCTCTATGAAGACTTTCATGTTGTCAAAGTACCGCAAGTTCCAGCTGAAGTTCGCGGTACTGAAGCTTTGAAGTCTTTCTCTGAGATGTTGGTCAAGCCTTACGTTTATCCTACTTCTGGCAAAGaataa
- the vps32 gene encoding ESCRT III complex subunit Vps32 codes for MSGFLRWFGGNRSKDTTKDTIVRFQEMLALYDKKEEVLERQIAEQTEIARKNATTNKRLALTALKRKKMHENELVKIEGSRNNIEQQLFSIQNANLNFETLQAMRQGAEAMKSIQRGMDADKVDQIMDKIRDQQTISEEISTMISTPVGLNAEIDEDELANELDELQQMELDSKMLGAEKPPVHTPAVPAVPSQVKDLPSISKPQELDEEEELRKLQAEFSL; via the exons ATGTCTGGATTTTTAAGATGGTTTGGGGGCAATCGCTCTAAGGATACTACAAAAGATACGATTGTAAGATTTCAAGAGATGCTCGCATTATATGATAAGAAGGAAGAGGTTTTAGAGCGTCAAATTGCAGAGCAAACAGAAATTGCTAGAAAAAATGCTACGACAAACAAACGAT TGGCCCTCACTGCTTTAAAGCGAAAGAAAATGCACGAAAATGAACTGGTTAAAATAGAGGGTAGTAGAAACAATATTGAGCAGCAACTTTTCTCAATACAGAATGCCAACCTCAACTTTGAGACATTACAAGCTATGAGACAAGGAGCTGAAGCTATGAAGAGCATTCAACGTGGTATGGATGCTGATAAAGTGGATCAGATCATGGATAAGATTCGTGACCAACAGACAATCTCTGAGGAAATTTCTACTATGATTAGCACTCCTGTCGGTTTGAATGCTGAGattgatgaagatgaattgGCCAACGAGTTAGATGAACTCCAGCAAATGGAACTTGATAGCAAGATGTTGGGAGCTGAGAAACCTCCTGTACACACTCCTGCTGTTCCTGCTGTCCCGTCTCAAGTCAAAGACCTCCCTTCTATTTCAAAGCCTCAAGAAttggatgaagaagaagaacttCGAAAACTACAGGCTGAATTCTCTCTTTAA
- the fhl1 gene encoding DNA-binding forkhead transcription factor for ribosomal proteins Fhl1: MPVAEIKNATQQPSSTNRVQAYAKLEFEKFSFFVQTLQVTMGRKASNSSDCDVHLGDTKAISRQHAKIFYSFPNQRFEISVMGKNGAFVDGEFVERGKSVPLRSGTRVQIGQISFSFLLPEGSEEDGHLKETGITPLSLQQGKIAYSDEFGGKPTGSFHTVTSNQEKDLLFSHIKHESDLPLGLSPADTNISNATSIIEHPDAANAHTLASLNQPPKHLTVSPSSIQRLSPQPYVRPTSDERPIETDSSVSAPKVANHDEELKQGKSTSPSDTVLHPDLNGSPDTGDATQKPNLSYANLIARTLIANPNKKMTLGDICEWIANNWSYYRHQPPAWHNSIRHNLSLNKAFIRIPRRQNEPGKGSFWMLDPSYIDQFEGNFFRRTKKPTPSATPAAHPDTARENELAAIQTKGISAGKTEQLNPQKETSRSKTHTSRGENVEDRPQSLLQNGIQPIIMRDGKLALNPEFFKNANGEQQAPNEQAVQAISLLQQHINKQLGPAAANNPEQATAIANALAVALAQKLQKQQTQMQGPQQVQQQAKRRKAYTSQQLNPAPTAMPHPNITSPSPSISVTQRPAVNVGPPPYVRPSAPSKLPDTRQSIGDPLPPGAMANVSAGPSSVRSSSYNSTASESKSEITSHQNLHTIPINKPFTSDRPLYSSPNDTLERVETGNQGQRMNSIGNASSFSKRDIMENENGSFDTNAKNGNNVDDSSSVRGMNLPSNSSDALRGVKRPLDETSSSYT, encoded by the coding sequence ATGCCTGTTGCAGAGATAAAAAATGCGACGCAACAACCATCAAGCACGAATAGAGTTCAGGCATATGCCAAGCTCGAATTCGAGaagttttcctttttcgtGCAAACGTTACAAGTGACAATGGGTCGAAAGGCGAGCAATTCAAGTGATTGCGATGTTCACTTGGGCGATACTAAAGCCATCTCTCGCCAGCATGCAAAGATATTTTACAGCTTTCCTAACCAaagatttgaaatttcGGTTATGGGAAAGAATGGTGCCTTTGTTGATGGCGAATTTGTGGAAAGAGGAAAATCAGTCCCTTTGCGCAGCGGGACGCGGGTTCAAATCGGTCAAATTTCGTTTTCGTTTCTATTGCCAGAAGGATCGGAGGAGGACGGGCATCTAAAAGAAACAGGAATCACCCCGCTATCATTACAACAAGGGAAAATAGCATATTCAGATGAATTTGGAGGAAAACCGACAGGTTCATTTCACACCGTGACGTCTAATCAAGAAAAGGACTTATTGTTTAGTCATATTAAGCATGAGTCTGATCTTCCGTTAGGTCTTTCACCTGCTGACACGAATATCTCAAATGCCACCTCTATAATCGAACATCCTGACGCTGCAAATGCTCACACTTTAGCTTCCCTAAACCAACCTCCTAAGCATCTTACTGTTTCCCCTTCTTCAATCCAGAGATTGAGTCCCCAACCTTACGTTCGACCTACATCTGATGAACGGCCTATTGAAACCGACTCTTCCGTTTCTGCACCTAAAGTCGCAAACCATGATGAAGAGTTAAAACAAGGGAAATCTACTTCTCCATCTGATACAGTGTTACATCCGGATTTAAATGGATCACCCGATACAGGCGATGCTACTCAAAAACCTAATCTCTCGTATGCTAATTTAATCGCACGTACTCTAATTGCCAACCCCAACAAAAAGATGACACTGGGAGACATATGTGAATGGATTGCTAACAATTGGTCCTATTATCGACATCAGCCTCCTGCTTGGCATAATTCCATACGACATAACTTATCATTAAACAAAGCATTCATTCGGATTCCGAGAAGGCAAAACGAGCCAGGAAAAGGCTCCTTTTGGATGCTTGACCCCTCTTACATAGATCAATTTGAGGGTAATTTCTTTagaagaacaaaaaagcCCACCCCTTCTGCTACACCAGCTGCTCATCCTGATACTGCTAGGGAGAATGAATTAGCCGCTATCCAGACAAAGGGTATATCAGCTGGAAAAACCGAACAGCTTAATCCGCAAAAAGAAACTAGTCGTAGTAAAACTCATACTTCCCGAGGAGAAAATGTAGAGGATCGACCACAATCCTTACTTCAAAATGGCATTCAACCTATCATTATGCGCGATGGGAAACTTGCTTTGAACCCCGAGTTTTTCAAGAATGCAAATGGAGAGCAACAGGCTCCCAACGAGCAAGCCGTTCAAGCAATTTCACTACTCCAACAGCACATTAATAAGCAGCTAGGACCTGCCGCTGCCAACAACCCGGAGCAAGCCACAGCGATTGCGAATGCTCTCGCTGTGGCTTTAGCCcaaaaacttcaaaagCAGCAAACGCAAATGCAAGGGCCCCAACAAGTGCAACAACAGGCAAAGCGTCGTAAAGCTTATACTTCACAGCAACTTAATCCGGCGCCGACTGCAATGCCGCACCCTAACATAACATCACCGTCTCCTAGTATCTCAGTCACTCAACGTCCTGCAGTAAACGTTGGACCACCTCCATATGTTAGGCCATCTGCTCCTTCGAAGTTACCAGATACACGCCAGAGTATTGGAGACCCGTTACCCCCAGGAGCAATGGCTAATGTGTCCGCGGGGCCATCGTCAGTTCGATCATCGTCGTACAACTCCACTGCTTCTGAAAGCAAATCAGAGATAACAAGCCATCAAAATCTACACACCATACCAATAAACAAACCATTCACTTCTGATCGGCCTTTATACTCTTCGCCTAATGATACTTTAGAGAGAGTTGAAACAGGCAATCAAGGACAAAGGATGAATTCCATTGGAAATGCATCAAGCTTTAGTAAAAGAGATATAATGGAAAACGAAAATGGATCTTTTGATACTAATGCAAAGAACGGAAACAATGTTGACGACTCATCTTCAGTAAGGGGCATGAATTTACCATCAAACTCAAGCGACGCTTTACGAGGAGTAAAGCGACCGTTGGACGAGACATCATCCTCTTATACCTGA